A window of the Bradyrhizobium diazoefficiens genome harbors these coding sequences:
- a CDS encoding flavin-dependent oxidoreductase, translated as MKAIIVGGGIGGLTTALMLRARGIGCDIFEQSDTIRELGVGINTLPHAMRELASLGLLQKLDDVAIRTDQLYYLNRHGQEVWREARGVDAGHDVPQFSIHRGRLQGVIHRAVEERLGAEAIHTGCRLGAFTQDEGGVTAYFFDRIGSHIHTARGDILIGADGIHSRVRDTLFPNEGPPCWNGLMLWRGARDWPLFLTGKSMIVAGGLNAKVVVYPIAEGSSPASRLTNWAVLVKIGEGNAPPPRKEDWSRPGRREELMPHVARFSVPYIDVKSLISATPEFYEHPICDRDPLPYWSSGRVTLLGDAAHPMYPVGSNGASQAILDARCLADALVRAEHPRQALMEYEKKRLPMTADIVRSNRRGGPEGVIDAVEQLAPDGFDNVDNVLSYSQREAIVRGYATKAGFAAVPGLAAVRA; from the coding sequence ATGAAGGCGATTATCGTCGGTGGCGGTATCGGTGGTCTCACCACGGCTTTGATGCTGCGGGCCCGTGGCATCGGGTGCGATATTTTCGAGCAGTCCGATACGATCCGCGAGCTCGGCGTCGGTATCAACACGCTGCCGCACGCAATGCGTGAGCTTGCCAGTCTTGGCCTGCTGCAAAAACTCGACGACGTCGCGATCCGTACCGACCAGCTCTACTACCTCAACCGTCATGGTCAGGAGGTCTGGCGCGAAGCCCGCGGCGTGGACGCCGGCCACGATGTGCCGCAATTCTCAATCCATCGCGGCCGCCTCCAGGGTGTCATTCATCGCGCTGTCGAGGAACGGCTCGGGGCGGAGGCGATCCACACCGGTTGCCGGCTTGGCGCGTTCACGCAGGACGAGGGCGGCGTCACGGCCTATTTCTTCGATCGCATCGGCTCGCATATTCACACCGCGCGTGGCGATATCCTGATCGGCGCGGACGGCATCCATTCGCGCGTGCGCGATACGCTGTTTCCGAACGAAGGGCCGCCGTGCTGGAACGGCCTGATGCTGTGGCGCGGTGCGCGCGACTGGCCGCTGTTCCTGACCGGCAAGTCGATGATCGTCGCCGGTGGCCTCAACGCGAAGGTGGTGGTCTATCCGATCGCGGAGGGATCGAGCCCTGCGAGCCGCCTCACCAACTGGGCGGTGCTCGTGAAGATCGGCGAGGGCAATGCGCCGCCGCCGCGGAAAGAGGATTGGTCGCGCCCGGGCCGGCGCGAAGAGCTGATGCCACATGTGGCGCGTTTCTCGGTGCCCTATATCGACGTCAAGAGCCTGATCTCGGCGACGCCCGAGTTTTATGAACATCCGATCTGCGACCGTGACCCCTTGCCCTATTGGTCGTCCGGACGTGTCACCCTGCTCGGCGACGCCGCGCATCCGATGTATCCGGTTGGCTCCAATGGCGCCTCGCAGGCGATCCTTGACGCGCGCTGCCTCGCCGACGCGCTGGTGCGCGCCGAGCATCCGCGTCAGGCCTTGATGGAATATGAGAAGAAGCGCCTGCCGATGACGGCGGATATTGTCCGCTCCAACCGACGCGGCGGGCCCGAGGGCGTCATCGACGCCGTCGAGCAGCTTGCGCCCGACGGGTTTGACAATGTCGACAACGTGCTGAGCTATTCCCAGCGCGAGGCGATCGTGCGCGGTTATGCGACCAAAGCCGGCTTCGCCGCGGTTCCGGGACTCGCGGCTGTGCGCGCTTGA
- a CDS encoding cupin domain-containing protein → MKSEITGITRANEGIQGISWNILGQTYVPKSNTENSFSWHATLPPGTFVPPHIHPDQDEYLYMLEGKLDFMLGNSEAQATPGDLIRLGMGVPHGIFNKSDQTAKVLFWVSPTKKLFDLFWGLHNMKEQKPEDVVAMAAEFNIHFLPPPPGAG, encoded by the coding sequence ATGAAGAGTGAAATCACCGGCATCACGCGGGCCAATGAAGGAATCCAGGGCATTTCCTGGAACATCCTCGGCCAGACCTATGTGCCAAAGAGCAACACCGAGAACAGCTTCTCCTGGCACGCCACGCTGCCGCCGGGCACGTTCGTGCCGCCGCACATTCATCCCGACCAGGACGAATATCTCTACATGCTGGAGGGCAAGCTCGATTTCATGCTCGGCAATTCGGAGGCGCAGGCGACGCCCGGCGACCTGATCCGGCTCGGCATGGGCGTGCCGCACGGCATCTTCAACAAGTCGGACCAGACCGCAAAAGTGCTGTTCTGGGTCTCGCCGACCAAAAAGCTGTTCGACCTGTTCTGGGGCCTTCACAACATGAAGGAACAGAAGCCCGAGGACGTGGTGGCGATGGCCGCCGAGTTCAACATCCACTTCCTGCCGCCGCCTCCCGGCGCCGGCTAG
- a CDS encoding ABC transporter substrate-binding protein, protein MKTQMTVAAAALLLGTAMSPALAQEKIKLGVIVTLSGPGAALGQQVRDGFALAVKDLGGKMSGRDVEVVVVDDELKPDAAVTKVKGLLERDKVDFVVGPIFSNILQAIHRPVTESKTFLISPNAGPSTFAGKDCNPFFYVTSYQNDQVHEILGKVAQDRGYKRMYLMVPNYQAGKDSVAGFKLDYKGEIVEESYMPLNTLDFQPELSKISAQKPDALFTFMPGGLGVNLVKQYKQAGLADSIPVLSAFTVDESTLPAQQDAAVGMFGGANWAPNLDNPQNKKFVAAYEAAYNGVPGTYAFQAYDAAMLIDSAVKGVKGDLSNKEAVAAALKKADFTSLRGSFKFNTNGYPIQDFYLTKVAKRPDGKFQTEIVQKVFENYGDRYARDCKAN, encoded by the coding sequence ATGAAGACGCAAATGACTGTGGCTGCCGCCGCCTTGCTGCTCGGCACCGCGATGAGCCCTGCCCTCGCCCAGGAGAAGATCAAGCTGGGTGTGATTGTGACCCTGTCGGGCCCCGGCGCCGCACTCGGCCAGCAGGTTCGCGATGGCTTCGCGCTCGCAGTGAAGGATCTCGGCGGCAAGATGAGTGGCCGAGATGTCGAAGTCGTCGTTGTCGACGACGAGTTGAAGCCCGACGCGGCCGTGACCAAGGTCAAGGGTCTTCTGGAGCGCGACAAGGTCGACTTCGTTGTCGGGCCGATCTTCTCCAACATCCTCCAGGCGATCCACCGGCCGGTTACGGAATCGAAGACCTTTCTGATCAGCCCCAATGCCGGCCCGTCGACCTTTGCCGGCAAGGACTGCAACCCGTTCTTCTATGTGACGTCGTATCAGAACGATCAGGTGCACGAGATCCTCGGCAAGGTGGCGCAGGATCGTGGCTACAAGCGGATGTATCTGATGGTGCCGAACTATCAGGCCGGTAAGGATTCGGTCGCCGGCTTCAAGCTCGACTACAAGGGCGAGATCGTCGAAGAATCCTACATGCCGTTGAACACGCTGGACTTCCAGCCGGAGCTTTCCAAGATTTCGGCGCAGAAGCCCGATGCGCTGTTCACGTTCATGCCTGGTGGCCTCGGCGTCAACCTCGTCAAGCAGTACAAGCAGGCCGGTCTCGCCGACAGCATTCCGGTGCTCTCGGCTTTCACGGTGGATGAATCGACCCTGCCGGCACAGCAGGATGCGGCGGTCGGCATGTTCGGCGGCGCGAACTGGGCGCCCAATCTCGACAATCCCCAGAACAAGAAGTTCGTTGCCGCCTATGAGGCCGCCTATAACGGCGTGCCCGGTACTTACGCCTTCCAGGCCTACGACGCTGCGATGCTGATCGACAGTGCGGTCAAGGGTGTGAAGGGTGACCTCTCCAACAAGGAGGCCGTGGCGGCTGCACTGAAGAAGGCGGACTTCACGTCGCTGCGCGGGTCGTTCAAGTTCAACACCAACGGCTATCCGATCCAGGACTTTTACCTGACCAAGGTCGCCAAACGTCCGGACGGCAAATTCCAAACCGAGATCGTCCAGAAGGTATTTGAGAACTACGGCGACCGCTATGCCAGGGATTGCAAGGCAAACTAG
- a CDS encoding MarR family winged helix-turn-helix transcriptional regulator → MPAVSDCIEMLDSETKAVETPEDHAEELRLWLRLLTCTTLIEGEVRGRLRQRFDVTLPRFDLMAQLDKAPDGMTLSDVSKRMMVSNGNVTGLVERLVESGHLDRRTSETDRRVQVIRLTKLGRAEFRRMAAEHETWIADLFADLTPKDVRELMRLLAKTKASAQKSAARRRP, encoded by the coding sequence ATGCCGGCCGTGAGTGACTGCATCGAGATGCTCGATTCCGAGACCAAGGCCGTCGAAACGCCGGAGGACCATGCCGAAGAGCTTCGGCTGTGGTTGCGCCTGCTCACCTGCACGACCCTGATCGAGGGAGAAGTCCGCGGCCGGCTGCGGCAGCGCTTCGATGTCACGCTGCCCCGTTTCGATCTGATGGCGCAGCTCGACAAGGCGCCCGACGGCATGACGCTGTCGGACGTCTCCAAACGAATGATGGTGTCGAACGGCAACGTCACTGGGCTCGTCGAGCGTCTGGTGGAATCCGGCCATCTCGACCGCCGCACCTCAGAGACCGATCGCCGCGTCCAGGTCATCCGCCTCACGAAACTCGGCCGCGCCGAGTTTCGCAGGATGGCTGCCGAACACGAAACCTGGATCGCCGATCTCTTCGCCGACCTCACGCCAAAGGATGTGCGCGAGCTGATGCGGTTGCTGGCCAAGACCAAGGCGTCGGCGCAGAAATCGGCAGCGCGTCGCCGGCCCTAG
- a CDS encoding benzoate-CoA ligase family protein, producing MANAAKVQVSGSHDGNAASAHVDTFARQHLPPPELWPDFIFTRPELRYPPRLNCVSYFLDRWVEQGHGDAPCVISPAVSYTYRELQALVNRIANVLVGKLGLVTGGRVLLRSANSPMMVATYLAVIKAGGICVATMPLLRAKELSYPIQKAEITLALCDGKLSDEMDKAKLAAPGFKHVVYWGNGAADSLEALIADASPEFRAVDTASDDVCLIAFTSGTTGDPKGTMHFHRDMLAVCDGYARNILRAEQKDRFVGSAPLAFTFGFGGVLFPMHIGASFVVLEKTTPDDMLSAIEQYETTVCFTAPTAYRAMIGKLPGRDISSLRKCVSAGETLPKPTFDAWLNATGIKLMDGIGSTELLHIFISATEDEIRPGATGKPVPGYEAKIVDDDGNDLPPGTMGKLAVRGPTGCRYLADERQRKYVQNGWNITGDTYLMDSDGYFWYQSRSDDMIVSSGYNIAGTDVEAALLTHPSVAECGVVGAPDEARGMIVKAYVIAAPGVTPDAKLAAELQEHVKREIAPYKYPRAIEFVTQLPKTETGKLKRFALRQLAQAAATSSGVAAE from the coding sequence ATGGCCAACGCCGCCAAGGTTCAAGTCTCGGGCTCGCATGACGGCAATGCCGCGTCGGCCCATGTCGATACTTTCGCGCGGCAGCATCTGCCGCCGCCTGAGCTCTGGCCGGATTTCATCTTCACGCGGCCGGAGCTACGCTACCCGCCGCGATTGAACTGCGTCAGCTATTTCCTCGACCGCTGGGTCGAGCAAGGGCACGGCGATGCGCCTTGTGTCATCAGTCCCGCCGTCAGCTACACCTATCGCGAGCTGCAAGCGTTGGTGAACCGCATCGCCAATGTGCTGGTCGGCAAGCTTGGTCTTGTCACAGGCGGGCGCGTGCTGCTGCGCTCCGCCAACAGCCCGATGATGGTCGCGACCTATCTTGCGGTGATCAAAGCCGGCGGCATTTGCGTGGCGACCATGCCGCTGCTGCGCGCCAAGGAGCTATCCTATCCGATTCAGAAGGCGGAAATCACGCTCGCGCTCTGCGACGGAAAACTCTCCGATGAGATGGATAAGGCGAAGCTGGCTGCGCCCGGTTTCAAGCACGTGGTCTATTGGGGCAATGGCGCGGCCGACTCGCTCGAGGCGCTGATCGCGGATGCGAGTCCCGAGTTCAGGGCGGTCGACACCGCCTCTGACGACGTCTGCCTGATCGCCTTCACGTCGGGCACGACCGGCGATCCCAAGGGCACCATGCATTTCCACCGGGACATGCTGGCGGTGTGCGACGGTTACGCGCGCAACATCTTGCGGGCCGAACAGAAAGACCGTTTTGTCGGCTCGGCGCCGCTGGCCTTTACGTTCGGCTTCGGCGGCGTGCTGTTCCCAATGCACATCGGCGCGTCCTTCGTCGTTCTTGAGAAGACGACGCCGGACGACATGCTGTCGGCGATCGAGCAGTACGAGACCACGGTCTGCTTCACCGCGCCGACCGCGTATCGCGCCATGATCGGCAAGCTTCCGGGCCGCGACATCTCCTCGCTGCGGAAGTGCGTGTCCGCGGGCGAGACATTGCCCAAGCCCACATTCGATGCATGGCTGAACGCCACCGGCATCAAATTGATGGACGGGATTGGCTCGACTGAGCTGCTGCACATCTTCATCAGCGCGACCGAGGACGAAATTCGTCCCGGCGCGACCGGCAAGCCGGTGCCCGGCTATGAGGCGAAGATCGTCGATGATGACGGCAACGATCTGCCGCCGGGCACGATGGGGAAGCTCGCGGTGCGCGGGCCGACCGGGTGTCGCTATCTCGCCGACGAGCGGCAGCGGAAATACGTCCAGAACGGCTGGAACATCACCGGCGATACCTATCTGATGGATAGCGACGGCTATTTCTGGTATCAGTCGCGCTCCGACGACATGATCGTGTCATCCGGGTACAATATCGCGGGCACGGATGTCGAAGCAGCGCTGCTCACGCATCCGTCGGTTGCCGAGTGTGGCGTCGTCGGTGCGCCGGACGAGGCGCGCGGGATGATTGTGAAGGCCTATGTCATTGCCGCGCCCGGCGTGACGCCGGATGCGAAGCTCGCAGCCGAGTTGCAGGAGCATGTCAAACGCGAGATCGCGCCGTATAAATATCCGCGCGCGATCGAGTTCGTGACGCAACTGCCGAAGACCGAGACCGGCAAATTGAAACGCTTCGCCTTGCGGCAATTGGCGCAGGCGGCGGCGACGTCTTCGGGCGTCGCGGCAGAATGA
- a CDS encoding RidA family protein has protein sequence MTTPKGPQLAVLPSAAEDDASPRVEVLQPSGWPVPKGYANGMAAEGRIVVTGGVIGWDAEERLADGFVAQVRQTLSNIAEILAEAGARPEHLVRLTWYVVDMEEYLTNLKELGKTYRTVFGAHYPAMALVQVVRLVEKAARVEIEATAVIPR, from the coding sequence GTGACGACGCCGAAAGGCCCACAGCTCGCGGTGCTGCCAAGTGCAGCCGAGGATGACGCCAGCCCGAGGGTGGAGGTGCTCCAACCATCCGGCTGGCCAGTGCCGAAGGGCTATGCCAATGGCATGGCCGCCGAAGGGCGCATCGTCGTGACCGGCGGCGTGATCGGCTGGGATGCCGAGGAGCGTCTCGCGGACGGTTTTGTCGCGCAGGTGCGCCAGACCCTGAGCAACATCGCGGAAATCCTTGCCGAGGCCGGCGCGCGGCCCGAGCACCTGGTGCGCCTAACCTGGTACGTCGTCGACATGGAGGAGTACCTGACGAACCTGAAGGAGCTCGGCAAGACCTACCGTACCGTCTTCGGTGCGCACTATCCCGCGATGGCGCTGGTCCAGGTCGTACGCCTTGTGGAGAAAGCGGCGCGCGTTGAGATCGAAGCCACCGCCGTTATTCCTCGTTGA
- a CDS encoding CHAD domain-containing protein — protein sequence MARPTTSSTATARTRPAANRNTLPGRLSPGMACDTAFRIIARRHLAAVLAQHDGTCGGDPEALHQIRIALTHLRTAIRFFSLMVEDALRPKVWAELKWLNSQLGMVRDLDVAIARVVAETGDEFAGIAELQHWDDKRAESHRLLARALQSARYRRLVEQTSSWIESGPWSTRRSKEAIRLRRCPLADHATAQLSEWEKTLLRKAKTLRKLDVEKRHKLRILNKRLTYSIESLQDLFADKSLTKQKSILKQLRRAQKSLGQLNDDARGQTLAASLNEAVPEAGIRFLDRKREKRLLRTASTAYRKLDKAKPFHPSDLAPNAEPED from the coding sequence ATGGCGCGACCCACCACGAGTTCGACAGCGACCGCCCGCACAAGGCCGGCGGCGAACCGCAATACATTGCCCGGGCGCCTCAGCCCCGGCATGGCCTGCGACACCGCCTTTCGGATCATCGCCCGCCGTCACCTCGCCGCCGTCCTCGCCCAGCATGACGGGACCTGTGGTGGCGATCCGGAGGCGCTGCATCAGATCCGAATCGCGCTGACCCATCTGCGGACAGCGATCCGCTTTTTTTCGCTCATGGTCGAAGATGCGCTGCGCCCCAAAGTCTGGGCCGAATTGAAATGGCTGAACAGCCAGCTCGGCATGGTGCGGGACCTCGATGTGGCGATCGCGCGCGTGGTGGCCGAGACCGGCGACGAGTTCGCCGGGATCGCCGAGCTCCAGCACTGGGACGACAAACGCGCCGAGAGCCATCGCCTGCTGGCGCGCGCGCTGCAATCGGCGCGATATCGCCGCCTGGTCGAACAGACCTCGAGCTGGATCGAGAGTGGCCCCTGGTCGACCAGGCGCAGCAAGGAGGCCATCCGGCTGCGCCGCTGCCCGCTCGCCGACCACGCGACAGCGCAACTGTCCGAATGGGAGAAGACGCTGCTCAGGAAGGCCAAGACGCTGCGCAAGCTCGACGTCGAGAAACGGCACAAGCTGCGGATTCTCAACAAGCGACTGACCTATTCGATCGAGTCGCTGCAGGATTTGTTTGCCGACAAGTCGCTGACGAAGCAGAAGTCGATCCTCAAGCAATTGCGCAGGGCGCAAAAGTCGCTCGGACAGTTGAATGACGATGCGCGCGGTCAAACGCTGGCCGCGTCACTGAACGAGGCCGTCCCCGAGGCCGGCATTCGCTTTCTCGACCGCAAGCGGGAAAAGAGACTGCTGCGAACGGCTTCAACGGCCTATCGCAAGCTGGACAAGGCCAAGCCGTTTCATCCTTCAGATCTCGCACCGAATGCGGAGCCCGAGGACTAG
- a CDS encoding AAA family ATPase, with product MTDNSATQERIFAALTAHPGVKRIDTHAASVFLDGTRALKIKRAVKYPFLDYSTLDKRKASCEEELRINRPHAPQIYHRIVAITEEPDGSVTIDGRGRPIEYAVDMSRFDESRTLDHLAKAGQFDADFASAIADAIAASHAAATPADGEAWISSIPALIDGNSSGLRNGNHVPAAEIEQLAQASHEASLRTRNLLEERGRRGFVRRCHGDLHLANIVLIEQQPVLFDAIEFDAQMATVDVFYDLAFTLMDLLRHAQPLAANTVLNQYLAATPLENLDALGALPLFMSIRAAIRAQVALARLKPPHSDDAGILDQAHRYFDLARALIQPPAPRLIAVGGLSGTGKTVLARILAPTVAPQPGAVVLRSDIIRKQMFGVADTDRLPPSAYTPEPAARVYKALAERARRVLAQGHSAIVDGVFARDVERDAFATLARDCNVPLSGLFLVADLATRQARIGGRSGDASDATQEVAALQEHYNIGHMGWTTIDASGTPAQTLQSGRDAIAEGR from the coding sequence ATGACAGACAATTCTGCGACCCAGGAACGGATCTTCGCGGCACTGACCGCACATCCCGGCGTGAAGCGGATCGATACGCACGCGGCTTCGGTCTTCCTCGACGGGACGCGCGCGCTGAAGATCAAGCGGGCGGTCAAGTATCCCTTTCTCGATTATTCTACACTCGATAAGCGCAAGGCGTCCTGCGAGGAGGAGCTCCGGATCAACCGGCCGCATGCGCCCCAGATCTATCATCGCATCGTTGCCATCACGGAAGAGCCGGACGGATCGGTGACAATCGACGGCCGCGGTCGGCCGATCGAATATGCCGTCGACATGTCACGTTTCGACGAGAGCCGGACGCTGGATCATCTGGCGAAGGCCGGACAGTTCGATGCGGACTTTGCGTCGGCCATCGCCGACGCGATCGCGGCTTCGCATGCGGCGGCGACGCCCGCCGACGGTGAGGCCTGGATTTCCTCCATCCCCGCCCTGATCGACGGCAACAGCTCTGGCCTGCGGAACGGCAATCATGTGCCGGCCGCGGAGATCGAGCAGCTTGCGCAGGCCTCGCACGAGGCGTCGCTGCGCACCCGCAACTTGCTTGAAGAACGCGGCCGCCGAGGCTTCGTGCGCCGCTGTCACGGCGATCTGCATCTTGCAAATATCGTGCTGATCGAGCAGCAGCCCGTGCTATTCGACGCCATCGAGTTCGACGCGCAGATGGCGACTGTCGACGTTTTCTACGACCTCGCTTTCACCCTGATGGATCTGCTGCGCCACGCTCAGCCGCTGGCGGCCAACACCGTCCTGAACCAGTATCTTGCCGCGACGCCGCTGGAAAACCTCGACGCGCTCGGCGCGCTGCCGCTGTTCATGTCGATTCGCGCAGCGATCCGCGCACAGGTCGCGCTCGCACGGCTGAAGCCGCCACATTCCGATGATGCCGGCATTCTCGACCAGGCGCACCGCTATTTTGACCTTGCCCGGGCGTTGATTCAGCCTCCCGCTCCCCGCCTCATCGCGGTGGGCGGACTGTCCGGCACCGGGAAGACGGTTTTGGCACGCATACTCGCGCCGACCGTCGCTCCGCAGCCCGGCGCCGTCGTGTTGCGCAGCGACATCATTCGCAAGCAGATGTTCGGTGTCGCCGACACGGACCGGCTGCCGCCATCCGCATACACGCCCGAGCCTGCGGCCCGCGTTTACAAGGCATTGGCCGAGCGCGCCCGGCGTGTGCTGGCCCAGGGCCATTCGGCGATCGTCGACGGCGTGTTCGCCCGAGATGTCGAGCGGGACGCCTTCGCCACGCTTGCCCGGGATTGTAACGTGCCTCTCAGCGGCCTCTTCCTGGTGGCGGATCTGGCGACCCGGCAGGCCCGAATCGGCGGCCGCAGCGGCGACGCATCCGATGCCACGCAAGAGGTTGCCGCGTTGCAAGAGCACTATAATATCGGCCATATGGGTTGGACGACCATCGATGCATCCGGGACACCAGCGCAGACGCTCCAGAGCGGCCGGGACGCGATCGCTGAGGGCAGGTAA
- a CDS encoding universal stress protein: MPIKDVFLPLFGEPRAPTLAAIEKCVAVAADLGARITGLALEDDAFVRPKVVFPDDPPAAELSVMREAGDMQQLLNAFTNAASRAGIRAQSRSGRVPADQIASTLAEHARFSDLTLIPVKLHDSRTENIVETFLFQSGRPLLLCPEQHVEALRPEFENVMIAWDHSARAARAVGDALPILQAAAVVRVITVADDKDEAIAQSGTSLVHHLREHGVYASFETVRGNGSSIGKVLGSWAQSHAIDAIVMGAYHHSRLNEIVWGGVTKTVIGQPPCWVMMSH, translated from the coding sequence ATGCCCATCAAGGACGTCTTTCTGCCGCTCTTCGGCGAGCCGCGCGCCCCCACGCTGGCCGCGATCGAGAAGTGCGTGGCCGTTGCCGCCGACCTCGGCGCCAGGATCACCGGTCTCGCGCTCGAGGACGATGCTTTCGTGCGGCCGAAGGTGGTATTTCCCGATGACCCGCCGGCCGCCGAACTCAGCGTTATGCGCGAGGCCGGCGACATGCAGCAGCTCCTGAATGCATTCACCAATGCGGCCTCGCGTGCCGGCATTCGGGCCCAAAGCCGATCGGGCAGGGTGCCGGCGGACCAGATCGCATCGACTCTGGCCGAGCATGCGCGCTTTAGCGACCTCACTTTGATCCCCGTTAAGCTGCACGACAGCCGAACCGAAAACATCGTTGAAACGTTCCTGTTCCAATCCGGCCGGCCGCTGCTGCTTTGCCCGGAGCAGCATGTGGAGGCGCTGCGGCCGGAATTCGAGAATGTCATGATCGCCTGGGACCATTCGGCGCGCGCCGCGCGTGCGGTCGGCGATGCATTGCCGATCCTGCAAGCTGCCGCTGTGGTGCGCGTAATCACGGTGGCGGACGACAAGGACGAAGCGATCGCGCAATCTGGCACCAGCCTCGTTCATCATCTCAGGGAACATGGGGTCTATGCGTCGTTCGAAACCGTGAGGGGCAACGGCAGCTCGATCGGCAAGGTGCTGGGAAGCTGGGCGCAGTCCCATGCCATCGACGCCATCGTCATGGGCGCTTACCACCATTCGCGCCTGAACGAGATCGTCTGGGGCGGTGTGACCAAGACCGTCATCGGCCAGCCACCGTGCTGGGTGATGATGTCGCACTAG